AAGGATATAAAAGCAAAACATCAcatttttctttagaaaaatagATGAGATTAAAAAGGCTAATGATTTGAAAATCTGGAATTACATTATGCAGGTTCTATGCGGCCGAGATCCTGCTGGCCTTGGAGTACCTCCACATGATGGGCATCATCTACCGGGACCTCAAGCCCGAGAACGTCCTCGTCCGCGACGACGGCCACATCATGCTCTCCGACTTCGACCTCTCCCTCAAGTGCGACGTCGTCCCGAAGCTGATCAGGCACCACCGCCCCGTCACGATCACCCGGGACTTCGACGCCGACCGCGCCCCGTCCTGCACCTCCCCCATCGAGCCCGTGCTCTCGTGCCTCCTGCGCTCCTCCTCCCGGAGGAAGAGGCCCACCGTCACCACCACGATCACCCTCCGGCCCGACACCGACGGCCACCCCGACGAGGATAATTACTATTACTACGACGCGGAGCTCGTGGCGGAGCCGGTCGCGGCGCGGTCGAGGTCCTTCGTGGGGACCCACGAGTACCTCGCCCCGGAGGTAATCTCGGGGCAGGGCCACGGGTCGGCGGTCGACTGGTGGACGCTGGGGATATTCCTGTACGAGATGCTGTACGGGCGGACGCCGTTCAAGGGGGAGAACAACGAGAGGACCCTCGTCAACATCCTCAAGGCGCCGCTGACGTTCCCGCGGATCGGGGTCAGCAGCGCGAGGGAGTACGAGGAGATGGTCCGGGTGCAGGACCTGATCGCGAAGCTCCTCGCGAAGAACCCCAAGAAGAGGCTCGGCAGCGCGAGGGGGTCGGTCGAGGTCAAGCGGCACGAGTTCTTCCGGGACGTGAACTGGGCCCTGATCCGGACGGTCCGGCCGCCGGAAGtccccggcgacggcggcgcgcTCAAGCTCGCGTGCAGGAGCACGAACTCGATGCCGAAGCTGATGAGCAAGAAGGAGAGGGAGGCGCCGTATCAGATCCCGCACCACTTCGAGTATTTTTAAGATGTACATATTCGAGTGCCGTACCGTCTTTGTTCGATTAACCTTAGGGCTGAACAGCAAAGTTTCATAGTTAATATAGCATGTATGACACTAAGAAATAGTcccatttttcttgtttttgaatgcTTGGGTATTTCTACTACTGGGTTTTATTTATCAAATAGGGTTTGTTTCTTCAATATACGCGTCCCTTTCCATGGCACTGTTGCATAGCAAGTATCATGAAACACAAAATTGCTATGATGTGACTAATTTTACCGGCTATATCATCATAAATCAAGCTCATACAAAATGTCAGCATCATCGccacaaataaattttaacatttACACATTGTTatcttttttataataattatatttcACTCTGTGATGATCGGATAGATAGTTGATTGAGAGATCGAGACGATTTGAGATTTAAAGTCATGTTCTTAACTAGTTGAGAGGCATATCGCGCggataatataatttattaatcaCGCCGCATACTAATCGTATAATCTATacataaaatacttttttttctactttgtAGTGTATTGGGACTTGTGtgagcatttttattttttattttttattttttacgtcggaaagggaaaagaagcatCCATTCCAACATACAAATCTATGGCTGTAGGGTGAATGTTTCTCTTCCGCAACATCATGCATGTGCAAAAGTTGTATTAAGGTGGCAGTGAATATGAGATAATTCCataataatttcattatcaTCACTTGCATATGCTTAGGGTttaagaatataaatatattctaATCGTCCCTTCATctgaatatttttagaaaaagccTATTTGTACGTGTAAAAGGAGGGGGAGCCCATTATTATACCCCCGTGATGGTCATGAGAACCTTATGAAACTCTCATGTGGGTGCCATAATTACTTCTtcaaatgatgatatgaatattgtattatatatatacgctaaaaaaataataatatttcgaTGGATGTTAACCGATGTGGACTGCTTTTTATGACAAGTCTCTTTCACCGATCAAACAATGAGGAAGAAGGCAAATTCCATGATGCTTCGTCACTGCCATTATTTACCCTTTTGAGTCTATCTATATAGCATATGGAGCGAATCCGTACGTGGTAGATCAAGCCATGTGAACCAACATGATAGTTTGATTTTGGAACGTGTATTTATGATAACGCTAATTGCGGCTTGGATGTGATTATAATCTAGAGGTGATCTGCGATCCATTAGAATAAAGAAATGTGATTAAATGTGATCAttcgcttgaaataatttgatCATGAAGTGCATTTTCAATGGGATGGATGTTCTAACTTCAATGAGAATACACTTTGCCagagacaaagaaagaaagtcaGAGTTTACTTATCTAAGATGTGCTTCTTGCTCATATTAAGAACACTATTTGGAAGCTGCTTTAGTATATAacatttatcataatttcaaattatcgttcttttattttttttcgagaTCTCTTTTCTACAGCAATATAATTAAGTTCCGTCACAAGCTTTCAACTAGTTTCTATCTTAATCCGAACAAATTTGTAGAAGCTTAAGTCATGTAGAGCAAAGTCCTTAAATTGATGAAACAGGTGCAAAATCTAACTTGAAATCTTTACAAAggaaattcaatcctaaattcaAGTTATCCCTATAATATGACAAAAATGAATGTATCCAATCTGGTATTCAGTTGTAACATCTTCTTAATAAAACCCAAAAGAATAtgataataattttcaaaagtttttatcCTTACATGTGAAAGTCACAATCAGAGTAAAACGCcaagaaaaaaacacaattaAATATGACAATatatcataatatatatatttaaaaaaaaaaaaaaaactcttttaagCTGGAAATCATCCTATAAAATCATGGGCAAGAACTGGTGGTTGAATCAGTCAACAACTCCTGGGGACAATCCCATCGAAGTTTTGTAAAGGTCAACACAATGATATTTttgaatgataaatttatttaattttttaccatCAGATTTTTTCCAATTATGACAATCGATTGAGCTTTGGACTTGGGACAGTGTGGGGTGTCAGATTGGAAGAGCACGCGAGAGTTCCCTTTTTCTCCACTTTGGAGCGAGGCTCCTTTGAAAGCGATTTGAGCTGtccctcttctttctcccttttctttattagtaattccaaacatatttttttgtaaaatcgATCAGGGACcaagaattttttccaaaagGGCAAAAGACAAGAggaaaagttggaaaataaaagaagcagCGGCAGATGAACAATCATGTCGCTCGAAACGCTTGATGGGATTGATTCTTGGATTATCTTCTCCTATGAAAggcaatctaatttttttttggtcaaaaaaaggCAATCTAATTCAATGCCATAAGTGTTGTCACACAACAAGTCCATAAGATCCAATTCAAGAGACCGTCAGTGGATGCACAGAATGCCAATGAGACTAGTGCATCTGGATCTTCGAATCATGTGGGTGGGATCCGCTAATATCAAGGGTTTAAGTGTATTGAACTGACGTGTTTTCagattatctaaaaaatttcttgaaaaggaaaatatgtaCGCTTATCAAGAGAAAATTTTTTAATCGTATGGATGGGACCCATTAATATCAAAAGCTTAAATATCTTGATGATTGTTAAAGCATActtcataaaaagaaattttcttttataatcaATTTACTTCACCAAGAAAAGGTTAATGCATTAAGAGCTTAGACATCTCCTTATTTGATTATCATATGAATGCGCAGATATATGTTGAcgaaatcaacatgtatattTGATTCTATCACGAAGTTTCCCCAATAGATTTTTTAAGTATCTAATGGATAAGGTTCACATATTTAAGTGTACTTAACTTTCACTGTGCTTAACATATTTCTAAGGAACCATTATAAACATTATCGAATTCTATGAatctcaattatttttatttataaaataatttatgagtgaACTTAatgatggaaaaaagaaatactcaaACAAAGACAACTAATATTTGTTAGGTTCTAGTCCAGCATCTAAGGacacagaaaaagaaataaagaggtGCTATGTACTTTTGGAAACACCAACAAGACAAACCAATTGAATATAGAGATTGAcaatttcgataaaaaaaaaggtaaaacatGAATTGATTAAGGGGGGTCCTCAAAAGAATGATTAAAACCGTAATCAAAGGCCTTGTTTCGAGGCTACAAAGTGTAATGATAATCACTCACTAAATCGCTTTGCTTTATCCGGTCCAACCTCTCCTTTATTTCAGCATTGAAACTTAGGTATGGACTGGACTTGTAGTTGCACCTGACAAGTTTGCAAACTGATCTTTACCGCAAGAATCTGATTTGTGTATATCAAGTTAAACATTCCCAAGATTTTCCAAATGTCATCTTACTTAATTTAACTTTTTGTCCATTCTTTTTTACACCGGAAAAAGCGACTTGGATTCAGAATGCTGAGACCGTCATTCACGAGCAATCTATAAAGTGAGGCGATAAACTTTTGAATCGGCATATAAGTAAATTGATGGTAAGATCTGATAAGACCTTAATATGTCGCCATGTCAATGAATCTAATGTATGTATTGGTCATGGAATCCCATCATTGTTCAGCATGCATGGAAAAGCAAGATGGGAATACGGGCCTCCCGAAAAAATGAACATTTGAAAGTGACCAATATGGACTTCGATGTACGAGTGACTAGTCAAACCCACGCCTCAGCACCTGCTTTGCGCACTTTGAGagactcagagagagagagagagagagagagagagattccaatGACCTATCGCCTGATCTGAAGTATATTTATGAAATATGTTGAAACTTTAAGAAGGGCCGACGAAGCACTCATTCCGGAGATTCTCTTATTGAAGATCATGTTGAACATGATATGTAATGAAAGAGATATCAATCCTAAATTTACTATACAATAAATGTcactttctaatttttttgaattgattGTCGATCTTTAcgtaaaattttaatataatcattttagtcaatttttacCTAAAATCACTAATGTGATGGCGTGTCACGTAAAACGGCAATCAATAAATAGACCACCACATAAGAGGTTTTTCAACGAATATTAATTGGAACGATGATATTGGAATTTTACACAacgatttatgactcaattggcaaaattgaaaagtttatgattgaattaatataattaatatatatatatatgtatatataataggtttagaaaagattgaataatttttcctaattaagGATGTCCTATCATTCAatatatttttaggttgttgAAATTCCATATAAAAATATCGGAGGATATAAACATTTTACATGACCTTCGTGTGCAAAACAATTGTATCATATGATAGATTTTGAGCAGGGAATGCAAttcagcatgctatatcatttAAAAACAGTCATACCTCTTTAAGTAGATGCAATCCCATAAAAAGGTTATAAATGGCATAACCACTTCCAAATAAAGAACTGTATGTTCAACTTGGCTTGTGTTAGGTACTGTCATTAACTTGCCTCATACCTTGAAGTTGACTTAGCGCTTTAGAAGTGGCAAATGTGTCCGCAGGGATTAAAGCGGACCATTCGGATTCAATGTTATTTATCTTACCGATCACCACCTGTGCGGACCATCGGTGCATGCCACTTCTTTAGCACAATCACTATAGGCTAATCGATACTAAGTATTATGTCATTTGTTCCCCTGCATAAGGATGATTACGAGATGAAATATATATGATCTCGGGATGTAATACAAGAGAGAAATGCACAAGTGCGATGCTTGATGAGCAACGGAAACGAGTGTACATACTCATTTAATAACTCCGGCCTTGATTAACTAAAAAGATCGATGCATAATTTCATCGCGTCTGAGATCTCCTGTATCATATTCTATAATATGATACATGAATTTGTAAGTCAATCTTGGTACGCTAAGCAATATTCTTGATTTTTGTCGAGATTCGCTATAGACTTCATGGCCAGTTTGCCCAACAAGGTCATGGGCCATGAGTGAGGAGATGGTGAAAGGCCCAAGGTCCCCATCACCGGAAGCCCATCTCATACCAGTATGcccacaaaatatatatttggtctttcgataaaaaaaaatatataaaaaatctcGAATAAATATTATAGAGCTTATACTGTAATTCCAGGTATGTTGTTTTTGTGTGACACAAAACTATAATAGGCGCACGATCTTTCTAATTCTCAAAGGTTACATTCAAAGAAAGCTTACGGTTTGAGTTAAAAGCGaccataaaataaaagaagacatGGGGTCGCTAAAGTTGACAACATTTTTAAGAGTTTTAAGCAAGTTCAAATCGTCAATCCGGGCCAAGTCAAATTGAGATTACAGTGTAACTATTATAGAATAgcattaattttggaaattagacTAAGTAGAGTGTCAATATCTCAGTCAAGATTATTAGAGCTCGTGAATTAGGACACGAAGTAATCTTCTTCCAAGATTTCAATGAGGATTTCAACAATTTGGTAGAATGTTAAAGTCAAAATCTGGTTGAAAGTAACTATAAACTGCTCCCTCAAATGGGGCCTCAAATCTACCGGCGATTGCCCGCCCACCTACTCCAAATTCCGTGGgagtaaagaaaaaggaatccCGAGTAAGTTTTATCTAAGACTTGTTTTATCATATCAGAGCAATTATACATGAAGAATTTGCGACGCTCATGTATTTGGGACAGAATGATACCATAAAGTTCTATATGATATTAGAATAGGAGTACGAATGAGTCTATAATGAGTTTACAGATTTAGACTAGTTGGGTAGAATCTCACCTAAAGATTTTGAATAGTAAATGCCTCACAAAAACTTCCGTTACTTGCATcaaatccaataaaaaaattacaaatctcTATATAGTTAGGGTCAcgtttttttccctcttcattTGGCTCAAACATTCTCTTTTACAAACCCATTCCACGGTAGATGAGATGGTTTGCGCTTCACCTCTCAACCGGTAGGGAAGGAGTTTGAAACTTCTCGCCCCCATTACGCAATTCACCTGCGGCCCATGGGAGGTGGGTCTCTGTGGGTCGCCCCGGGTTTATGCCATCGGCTTCCGGCTGTATGGCGGTTCCcggatcaccaaaaaaaaaaaaaacattatctTTCGCATTGTGTTGACCATTTTGCATCACGATTTTTCCTCCTTTAAATGTTATACTCCACATAGTCAAATGTGGGCCCATGTGAGATCCTTCTTTGatatgtttatttctttttcatccactttccttcttcttgtcgTCGCTTGTGTTGAAGCATATTGTCGGTGCTTCTTAATCTTTCTTCTTTGACACCCTTGTGCACACCAACACCTGGGCAATCTCACAGGGCCTCACAAATTGCCTCTTTACCTAACTGTTGCCCCTCACAAACTCTTGGCATTTTATGATAGAATCACCCCGTGCTAACACGATATTTTTCGAGATGTAATTCTCTACagcaatcatttgatttttactatgatttctaagaatcaaaacataattattaatttgcTCAAGCCCACAAACAACATAAGCACAGACCTAAACATGAAGAGGATAACTCTAATGCATTTACAACTGCCCACAACTGCCCATCTAGGAAAGTAAAGAGCTTGACACTCTCATCAAGAAATCATTACACGAGACAATAACATCATCAGATCCAAGAGTACATAATCAACAAAATCACcaagatgaaaaaggaaagtgaaagaaaaagaataaataaataggaaaattctaaataggCCTCACTTTTGACTCTTTGCAAGTACTATTTCAAAAAAACGAGAGGTAATATAGTcagtattttaaaaaattgagtgTCAAAGCCaaacgaaaagaagaaaaagcgcgaccctttatttattattataagtTCTGGTCATCACGTCGTTTTATGGAACGATCTTATGAAGTAGCTTCCGACGAGGATCGTAAGAATCCGAAGACACCGACCATTTCTTGGACACTGAAAATTTTTATCTTTATGCATATTGCATGTTGATCTTATCCATCACATCAatgaacatttcactttttttttttgtatgggtttttatttctttctatcCCGGGCTGTCCATCTTAAAATGGAAGCCTCATAATTGAAATTCGTCACTTTGTCTCGTAACCAATGTTATACCGTTCACGTTCCGTTCAACTTTTGTTGAACAAACGGAACCTTTATTTGTTGAACACATGGATTCTTTGTctatttcattatttatttgtcaaacttCACACGTCATTGTATGTGTAAGAGGGTATCTTTTCAAAAGTGATAAACTTGTTAGGTGGACCTAATGTTGGATAAGAGGGTGCATCCAAATAAGGCAAAGGAGAGAGGCCCCGTACACTTTAGCCCATGGTTTGATATGGCGTCGACCAAATTGAAATGCTACAAATGTGGAGAAACTTGCGTATTTTAGGAACTCATAAGCCGCAGCTTCACCTATGAGAATGAGTATTGGAATTTTATATGGCGTTTGATAAGCACTTAATAATGATGAATGAGGGTAATTGATTCTAAGATGGATCAATTCCTAGCCTATAATTAGGAACCAACCTTAACTGATCGGATCGGTTTCAGATTTGATCCAATAAACGGACATTAAAGCAAAAACTCAAAAGGTTACCATAGAATATTAAAACCGTATATTTTGAATAAGAAAACTCGTCTTGATAAGTGATTATTGGAGTATTTCATCATAGCATGGACATGCTCCGAATCTTGATAAATGCAAGGTTGTATTTCCTAGTGAAATGGTCAAATCAATTCAGTCCAAGAAACGGCCTAGTTGGACTAGTTCCCAAGTAAAATCAATAGTTCCAGCCTTGGAACTGAGAAAATGATCTCAGTCTTGGCTTTTAGAACTGCACAACAAATAGATTTTCTCCTGAGTTGGATTTGAGTTGAACCGATTAAGTCGATTCTAGCCATTGTTAAACTAAATCCAATGCTCACATCTAACTAtacacaatcaattcaattccaaGTCCGTGTTGAATCATTTTGATGCACAATCATCAAATATACATTACCATATATtcgaatgaaaaatatttcatatcacAGTCATATCTTCCACATTAATATATAGCTTATTCTAAACTATGCACAAATGGCTTTCATTACGAAATTGGCTTTCTTGTGATATGTGATTAGAGCAATTCGAACCAAACTATAAAGTCCATTCAATAATAACTTCTTGGATTGAAAACCTTATCAAAAGTGTCAACATCTTCCTGCCCTTTTCTTCATAAGGAGTTTCCCGTAACGGCGGATCGACCATCGCACAGGAAATtcataaagaaatgaaagaaccTAGTGGTCCCCCTCGATTTAGGACACGTGTGTTGCAGGTGGATGAAACCCGAGGCAGATGACTGAGAAGCCACCCGTGGTTTTCATAGGAACCGGTTGGCTTTTCTGCACAGAGGCTGtagccctctccctctctcccctctcttccTGAAGGGCCACAAAGGTGGTAAAGTCACTTTCGGGAACAGTACAGAATATAATAAACAACCCCAGTTTTTATGGATCACTGTGTCATGGGATGAACTTCTTTTGTGGATAAGGGGAGCCGATCTCGATGCCCATggtttttctttcctcttttacTGTTTTTTATGTGGTGCGCGTTTATTTTTTCAGACCTGATCTGTGATCAGTCAGGGCCTGggattctttttcccttcaaggACCTGTTGATTATGACTAAATCCATCAACCTATATCAGCAAATGATAcgtttttattttcattttgctctCCGTGTCTTGTGAAAGATTAGTTAATGAACACTTTAATGCTTTTGTGACGGTAGGGTGGATTCTCAGATTCTCAAATGACCTGATGGATGATACAGCTTTGACTGAGCATTATCGTGGGTGGGTGAAACAACATAGACATGATGCTGGCAGCAGATGGGTTTGTGCATGACTCCGGTTTGGTTCGGGGGGG
This genomic stretch from Eucalyptus grandis isolate ANBG69807.140 chromosome 3, ASM1654582v1, whole genome shotgun sequence harbors:
- the LOC104438507 gene encoding protein kinase PINOID 2, encoding MAHSSKDDSDYDSSSGSSSLTVPGTGRRSWLSSGNLSSFSSSRRTSISSSSASSAADSSLSYSSSHHLKPHKSNHAAWEAMSRLRSSAAAGRIGLDHFRLLRRLGSGDIGNVYLCQIRNVAAGALTAQHRSQHPRPCFYAMKVVDREALAARKKLQRADMEKEILGMLDHPFLPTLYAEFDAKHYSCLVMEFCPGGDLYAARLRQPGRRFSLSTAKFYAAEILLALEYLHMMGIIYRDLKPENVLVRDDGHIMLSDFDLSLKCDVVPKLIRHHRPVTITRDFDADRAPSCTSPIEPVLSCLLRSSSRRKRPTVTTTITLRPDTDGHPDEDNYYYYDAELVAEPVAARSRSFVGTHEYLAPEVISGQGHGSAVDWWTLGIFLYEMLYGRTPFKGENNERTLVNILKAPLTFPRIGVSSAREYEEMVRVQDLIAKLLAKNPKKRLGSARGSVEVKRHEFFRDVNWALIRTVRPPEVPGDGGALKLACRSTNSMPKLMSKKEREAPYQIPHHFEYF